CCAGTTGTCTCTAGATGGTTTGGAAAACCAGAAAGTTAACTAAAATCCCTATCTTCATATCACTCAGAATAAGGGCTCTTTCTGAGACAAGATGACCTAAACTGAATGTAGGCTGGGCAGATTCATTGGcagtatatttttatagtatcttAAAACTCCTGTGAAGATATTACAGTAAAGATTTGAATAATTTGAACTACTGCAATAGCAGGCAACATTTGTAATGCAAATCGATGTTGTTAATTGCTTGTgtaacattttcattcatttttctaaagaaaatacacattttttcccaTCACTCACCCAAATGATTTGACAAGTGACTCATTAAAAACCTCAGACATCATGATAAAAAGGTAGCAGGGTTCTTTTGCGTGTGATCCATTAACTAAACCTCGCTAGTGTGGTTTGTGCTACTTAGAGCTTGTAGCACAATTTACatggttgtttgtcttttttcttttttcttttcttaccacCATCCTTCTGCTTGTTTGTGTTCTCCTTTACTTACCCCCACCTCCATTCCAGTCctataaaaataagtttggagTGAAAGgttctcagtaaagctggggatTATATAATCTAGATATGCTTATCTGGCCTTCAGAGTTGATGTACACATTGATGCAGCTTGATCAGTGCCCTGTAAAACGTAGGAGTTTCTCTCTCTGGTGAGTTTTTAGCTTATCTGGAAGGTTCTCTCAGTGTTTGGGAAATTTCTAAAGGGCTGCTTAGAgaccccaccactaccaccaaatGTGAGCCCAGAGACCCTTAGGACAGTTAATACTTTGTGTGGATGATGGAGGATAGAGGGGTGATCACGAATTAACTCTATCCTAGAGGAGTATGTAAAATCCTTTGCATCCCAACTAGGTAGTTTTTTAGAAGCCTTTATTCTTGTGGTCTTTTCTCTAAATGGATAATATCTACAGCTGCTTTACTTCAAGTTGCTTGTGAGAACTCTGGGTTGTATTGTCCTCATCAAAACCTCCATCTTTTAATAAGCTACTACTAGTCCCTTGAGTTGGTTCAGAGGCTGTGGTCTCAGTCCTTCAACCTTGGGCATTGTTTCATATTTTCCAGGGGTGGGTTAGAGAGATTGGCAATAAAATCAATGTCTTGTATCTTTAGTGCAGCtaggaatatttttcttaagtgacTTATTCTTTCAGTGACCTTTTAAAGTATATGCAGAGTCATGTGAATGTTTTTGGCAACTAAGCAAACATTGGCTTAGATTTTTGTTAAAGGTAGATTATGGTTTGAACCACAAACTTGGTGAAAGTTAAAAAGTAATGATAGTTGATAACTTGCTGAGGTACAGAATGTGCCAGGTACTGAAGGTCTGTTATctgtaatcctcacaacagcatTGAAAGGGAGGAACTGCTAGCCCCTTTTTATAGATAGGACACCGAAGCTCAAGGAGGGCAAACTCACATAATTagtaaatgaggaaactggaatCTGAACCTAGGATCTCTTTGACTCCAAATCCAAGATCTTTCTCCTGTACCATGCTGCCTTTTGAGACAAACGCATATTACCTTAAATCCCAGAATTAGGAAAAGTATAAataagcaaaacttttttttgatAAATGGTATGCTTATTATTATGATCCCATATGCATTCACTTTAACGTAGTTGTTAAATGTGTTGATTTTCTGAGAAACacgttttgttttttattgttacaTACACAGAACAAATGTACGAGTCTTAGTACATTgttcatatatgtaaaatatatatgtacctgTGTAACTAGTATTCTCATCAAGAGATAATAACATTATTAGCACCCTGGGGCTCTTTTATGCCCCCTTCCAGTCAGTACTGTACCTGCTATAGGTACCCCTGTTCTGAATTATCCCCGTAGATTCGTTTTGCCTATTTTGAacttcccagaaatggaatcgcAATATGTGTTTTGCGTgtatatctggcttctttcacacaTCATGTCTGTGATAGTCATCCATGTTGCATGTAATAATAACTCATAATGtactccattgtatgtgtataccatGGTTCGTTTTAACCAgtctgctgatggacacttgggttatttttaatgaagaataaagttatcatgggggcgcctgggtggctcagttggttgggcatctgccttcatctcaggtcctgatctcagggtcctgggattgagccccgcactgGACTCTCTGCTCTGCttctgcagagtctgcttctccctctgcctctgcctgctgcttcccctgcctgtgcacacatgcatactcactctttctctctctgtcaaatagtctttaaaaaaaaagttattatgaACAGTCCTGTACATGCCTTTCAATGCACACATGTACTCACTTCTGTGGAGTATAGACCTGGTACAGTTTTAGTAAGTactgccaaacagttttccaaataaGTATACCAGTTTCCAGTTTACACTCCAGCCATTAAAATAAGAGAGTACCAGTTGTTCCATATTGTTGCCATTGGTAGCTGTGGTTAATATTGTTTTGTTCTAATTTTATCTGTTCTGGTGGGTGTATAATAGTGTCTTCTTGGGGCTTTCATGTGCATTTTTCCCTGACGACTTTTCAGATAGTTATTGGCTATTTGTGTAATCTCTTTTGTGATTTAcctgttcaaaatattttggtcatttttctgTTGAGTTGTCTCACCttgatttgtaggaattctttatatatactgGATATGAGTTCTTTTACAGTTACATGTAGCACAGAGTTCTTCTCCCAGTCagtggcttgccttttcactctctcAATGTTGTTCTTTAGGTAACAGGAATTTTAAatcttaatgaagtccaatttaccattttctcttttatgattaCTGCCTTCTGTGTCTTATTTAAAACACCTTGCCTTCCCTAAGGTCTCGAAAATAATCTAAGTTATCTTCTAGAAGGTtgattatttttacctttcacatttaggCCTACAATCTGTCTGGAGCTGATTTTTGTATAAGGTACTAGGTAGAATCAAAGATTGAGTCCACCTGTATAGACATTCACTTaatctagcaccatttgttgaaaaaaaaaaaggcttgtcCTTTCCCCCTCCACACCGCAGTGGCATCTTTGTTATCACATGACATGTAGCTTTAAACAAGTCTTGATATCTGGTAATTTAAGTGCTTCAGCTTTGTTCCTTTagggaaactatttttaaattgccaGATAGTCTTAAATGATAGTGAGCCCCATTCCTCCTCATTCCTCTGCGTTCCCAACCCTTCCTTTCCACTTGACCCCAGAGCTTTCAACTTATAGACCTACCAACTCTTCTTTTCCATGACCATTTCAGACTTGAGGCTAGAACTCCTTAAGCAGGTACAACTTCTTTTCTTATGAGAGATTAGTATTGAATCACTTTCATCCATTGTATGCCTTGTTACCCTGGCTGCTATTCTGGCACAGGACTCAGGGTTCCACAGCTGATTGCTACTAGGCTTCTGGATTCTTCCCCTGGTTCCTTTCTAGTGGACTCCTATAAAAGAATTACCAAACCCAAGATCCTTTGATTTTCATAGTCTGTAGCCCTGAAGGTCTTCTTTggcttgcatttttattttactatttttcacttatattGTCCCCTAGTCTCTGTTCTAAGGGTGTGATTTCCCATGGACAGACTCTGAAGTGCAGGTAGTCTGCCAAATTCTCTATCTGCATGCTCTAACTTTAGGATACCCCATTTATTACCCATGAAAGCCTACTTTTTGTGTATAATATGGTTTGAATCTTTTCTAGATACCCTCATTACTTGTTTACTCCACTTTATGAGGTCTTGGAATAAGCAGGCATAAAACTGGGAAGTTGAACACACCCTtttacacacacacgcacatgtgtgcatgtacttGTTTTGATTATAAAGAAATTAGACAACTGATTAGAACTCCTTGTGGTATGAAGTAAGAGTCCATTAAGACAGCTGAAGAGACATTAAagttgctgtgtgccaggcacagtatTAAGGTAGCTCATCTATCTCTTATTCCGGTTAAGTAAGAATAGCTATTTAAAGTCcatattttctgttaaaaaaaaaaaagaagtagatttGTCTAAGTCAAACTTAGTATGCGAATTCATCAAATACTTCAATTAACAAATAATACTTCAACTAAAAAATTTTACTGAGTTGCCCTGGACACTGAAGAATTTTCTGAAAAGTTCCAAGCCTCCTCCACACTGGCTGGTTGGCATTCTTGACTGAAACTTGAGAGTGACATTCTCTTAAATCGTTGAAGGATGAATTGGACCAAAGGCAAGACCTGCAGGAAGGGAATCTGTAGCCCAAGTTCTTCCCATCAGTATGTGACACAGTttagagaaataaggaaatgttcATAGTCAGGGAGGCTGACAGAGCCTATTGTAtctagaaggagaaagagaatactTTGTCAAGATGTGGCAGGAAGGACTATTTTTTGTATTGTTGGTGTGATTATAAAGTTGCTGATTCAGAaatacaaaaacctgtacataaatGTTGTTAGCATCTTTAATATGTATACTATTTAAATATACTATTGGTACATATATTAAGGTTATGTTTATGTAAAGTTTAGGtactacttaaaataataaagtataggAAATAACCCATATGTCATTCAGTTGATGAGtgagagaacaaactggtatATCTGTACTATAGAATACTAGttagccataaaaataattgaCCTATTGATACATGTAATAACCAGGATGGACCGTAAGGGCATTATATTTAGTGAAAAAAGTCAACTTCAAGAAGTtgcatactgtataatttcatttacataacaCTTTTGAAATGACAGAACTATGCagacagaaaatagatcagtggttggCCAGGGatagggtgggggagaaggagcaATTCTGTATCTTGATAATTGTAGTTACaaagatttggggatccctgggtggcgcagcggtttggcgcctgcctttggcccagggcgcgatcctggatacctgggatcgaatcccacgtcgggctcccggtgcatggagcctgcttctccctctgcctgtgtctctgcctctctctctctctgtgtgtgtgactatcataaataaataaaaaaaaaaaaaacaaaaaaaacaaagatttgtaCATGGGATCAAGTTAAACAGAACTACacacaaaagcttttttttttttttcttttttttttaaggtgaagaCTGAATAAGGACTGCAGTCTAGGTAATAGTAATGTTTCAACAAGGTCAGTTTCCAGGTTTGCTATTGTCCTAGAGCTATATAAGATTCACCATTAGGGGGAGCTAGATGAAGGCTATACATATGGTGTCTGTTATTTTTGCAACTTTATGCTAATCTATTATTGTTTCAAAACAAAGAGtcaaaaaaaataaggtatattGTACACCTGTGTTCAACAAcgttattcacaacagccaaaaggtagaagtaaCCCAactgtctatcaacagatgatagtatatacatacaatggaataatattcagccttgaaaaggatgaaattctgacacatgctacacaaaatatatgaaccttgaggacattatgctaagtgaaataagccagtcacaaaaggatatCTATTgtgtaattccacttatatgaggtactctAGAGCAGTCCAATTCGTGGAGAAAAAACAATGCTGGTTGCAGGATCTGGGAGGTGGGAGAATGGGGAGttatggggagttattgtttaatgagtacagaaAACAGGTACCTGGGCGGCttagttggtttagtgtctgatCTTGGTTTtaactcgggtcatgatctcatggttgtgggctCAAGCcacatgtcgggctccatgctcaatgcaaagtctgcttcaggttctttctcccttttgttctctctctctctctctctctgtctcatcaatcaatcagtcttttaaaaacatgagtacagaaaatattttaatattttggaagacAAAGATTTCtaaagatggatggtggtgatggttgtacaacaatgtgaatgtactcaatgccactgaactgtacactaaAAAATGGTTAGAatagtacatttttaatttttttttcatttttaaattttttaaataggaatttttatgtatactttgccaaaaaatttaaaaagaagatactttATAagtaacatgtatttattatacaACATGCATATTTAAATGCAAACATAAATCTCCttgaatacttttaattttttaattttcattttgagatgATCATAAACATAGAAAAGTTGCAAGTTCAGTACAAATAAGTGTTTTTCCAGAATAATTTGAGACTGTTACCAACCTGATGTCTCATCTCTCCCAAGTATTTCAGTGTGCATTTCTGACAACCAAAGACACTCTCTTACGTGACCACCATACTACcctcaaaatcaagaaattagcATCAACACGTTGCTCCTTGGACTCTATTCAGATTTCACAGTCGTCCCAATAATGACCTGTACAGAAAGGGAAGCCAGTTGAAAATTATGTGTTGAATTTACTTGTCATGTCTCTAGTCATCTTCAATTTGGAAGAGTTTTTAAGTCTTTCCTTAATTTTCATGACATTGATACTTCTGAAGATTACAGGCCAGTTGTTTTGTAGACTGTGTCTCAATTTGAATTTGTCTGAAgtttcctcatgaataaattcagGTTGTGTATTTTGGTCAGGAATATTGCAGGAGTGATCCTGTGTTCTTGTTACATCTTGTCAGGTGATACATGATTTCAGTATTCCCATTACTAATCATGTTCACTTTGATCATTTGATGAAGTGTCAGCCTTCACCACTGTAAAGTTACACTTTGTTCCTTTGTAATTGAGTATGTTGTGGGGAGATATTTTGAAACTGCAGTATCTTACATGTTTGTATCTGAGGACTGATAGTTGATTCTTTTATTTGGTGGATTATAATccaatattatctttattttgatgctcaaattgtcaCCGATTTTACCACTAGGAATCCCTTCAAGCTGGCTtttgtgtccttttgacatgttGGTATCATTAtgaatgcttttaaatttaaaaaagagtaatcATGATATTAATGGCTACATGGCATCCTATTGGGAGGACAAAGCgtaatttgtttaaataatccctttggaacatttttgttttacttttaagaaaaaaaaaaaaaaaacagggatgcctgggtggcagtggttgagcatctgccttcggctcagggtgtgattccagggtcctgggatcaagtcctgcattgggctccctgctcaacagggagtctgcttctccctctgcgtgtatctctgcccctctctctgtctctcatgaataaataaataaaatctttaaaaaaaaaccatacacaGTTTGTATAATATAGCCAGATTGCCTTCTGGAAGCCTTCTAACAATTTACACATCCACAGCAGTATGTGTGTGCAAATGTCCTTTTCTCCACACTCTCATTAacaatcagtatttttaaataataggaaCTTCATAATCAGGGAAACTTTTAGAGGCCAAATTGCCTTGTATAAGCATTGTAAGGGGTTATCAGGACTCTGGACAAAGGAGGAAAGTAGGGTTTATATgtatcttttactatttttttttccttttctctttaaatcagCAGAAAAGGTATCTCAGAAGTAAAgccataattttcttatttatgatgCTGGTTTTGTAAGGAAGACagtttaaaatagatatattacaatggagtctttttcttttcttgtgatttattcaatttctttcaaataactCTCAGTGACTGACCAGTCATTGACCTcaaaaatccttttcaaaattctgaagTCATTCTCTACTAACCAGCTGTATGACCTTTGGGAAAGTTGCTTATCAGTaggcttcattttcctcatatcTAATTAAGTTAAGTAGTTTCTAAGGTATCTTCTCCCTAAAGCTGGAAGATCTTACGAAATTTTGTTCTGAGAGTTAGAAGTGGTTGTTTTGTTGAGCTTACAAAACTGGTTGAATTTTgtagtaaaatattttcctcGTGTATCTAATTTTACAAATGTGAATTGCAGGAAATATTCATTGGGCTTCAGTTCATTGGAACTATCAATTTATGGGCTGGTTTTGTTCTAAGACTTCTGTTGTTTATTCTCCTTTGCTTCTAATGTAAATCTGTCTTGTGGCCCTTTTGACTATTTAGTACAAAGAAACAGGATAGCCCAGACACAGATTCCATTTAAGAGTTAAGTGTATATAGAAAGCAGATATCATAGACTAATGGGTATGGAAAGGATTACTCAGTAAATGGGATTATGACAATTGCTTggccatttaaaagaaaaaaatgcttagacCTTTGCTTTAGatcatatatcaaaataaattattaaaaaaaactaaatgcaaaGAAACCAcctgaggtagaaaaaaataaaattgtatatttattaaatctcaagtttatatgaaagcaaaataatgaaaattactaATGGAAAGTTGATTTGATCTCTTACAAATtaactttagaaaatagtttggcagtttcttataaagttaaacttaCACTTAGGTGTAACTGAGCATTTGCACCCCAGGGAatttatcttagagaaataaAACCTCATGATCAGATAACAATCTGTATACAAATATTGATAGCAgctatatttgtaattatttgtaattagaaacaatccaaatgccctACAGTGAGTGAACAGAGAAACTGTGAGCCCTTTTATAACAGTACTCCTTggcaacaaaaaaagaaaactcttgacatgtaacaacatggatggatctcaagggcattAAGTCGAGTGAAGAAAAACCAACTTCAAAGAATTAcgtattatataattccatttacataataCTTGTGAAGTAGCAAAATTATAATAATGGATAATAGATCAGTGGCTGGCAGGAGTTAGGGCTTAGAGGAGGGTGTGAATATTGAGAGGTAACAACAGAGTTTCTTTATATTGATGAATATTACTGAACTATTTTTGCAGGCAGTGCTTATCTCAATTATAGTCTTGGTTATTTGAATCTAATCTGcacatgtgataaaatttcaTAGAATTACACAcaaaactggtgaaatctaaATAAGGTCTGTACCTGAGTTAATAGTGTTGTACTGATGTCACTTTTCTGGATTGGTTATGTACTATCGTTATTTACCATATTATCGTTGTGGAAAACTGGATGGAATATACATGAGAACTCTCTACTGTTTTTGTAACTTCAAGTCAGAAATGGTTtcaatattgaaaattattttaaaaaattaaataaactggggtacatccagacaacagaatattattcagtgctagaaagaaatgagctatcaaccatgaaaagacatggaggaagcttGGATACATGTTACTAAGTGAGAGAACCAATCATATAGTATGTACAGGCTACATACTATGTGACAgactatatgattccaattatatgatatccccaaaaaaggcaaaactatggagacagtaaaaagatcagtggttgccaggggcaggggagagagaagaatatAATGGGTAGAACAGAAGGTTTTTAGGGCATTGAAATTACTCTCTGTGATaatgtaatggtggatacatatgATGCATTTGCCCttacccatagaatgtacaacgcCAAGAGCAAACCCtaacataaactatggactttgggtgataatgatgtgtgtcagtgtaggttcatcagttgtaacaaatacaCCACTCTGGTGTAGGAGTCCATAATAGAGGAGGCTGTGCATGAATAGGGTTAGGGAAGATATAGGAATTCactgtaccttctgctcaatttttagtgaacctaaaactgctctaaaaagtctattaaaaaaatgggTCAGAAATAAACATTGAACAGCAAGGTGAGGAATATATTTGTAGCAATTATtagagataaaatttattttcatgtcttatttataaagaactcatataaatCCATAAGACAGACCCTGAATCCTCTGTAGACTGGAAAGAGAACTCCAGAGAACAAGCAAGTGCCCCAAGAGAGAATTTTGTAGATACACTTTTGTGTTTACTCAAAAATTTTTGGAAACCTCAAATTCAGTAATGTAATACCACTGTTCTTGGAAACGTGCCCtggaagaaagattttttttttttttttttttttttgccattataacTGTGTAATCTCacctaagagaaaaataatttaaaggataCAAACAGAGCACTGTAATTTGCATTGTTTTGAAATAGCTTTGAGACAATTTTGAAAGACCTTACTGTATATAATCtgttccctccaaaaaaaaaaaaatctgttttttttttccaggtgtaAATTAATCATTTGAAAGCAATTGAACAATGGAGCCAGACATCATTCGAATGTACTCTTCATCCCCACCACCACTAGACAATGGAGCCGaggatgacgatgatgatgaatTTGGGGAATTTGGTGGGTTTTCAGAAGTGAGCCCTTCTGGTGTAGGGTTTGTTGATTTTGATACACCAGATTATACTCGTCCCAAGGAAGAGTTTGTACCTTCAAACCATTTTATGCCAATTCATGATTTCTCAGAAAATGTAGATAGCCTTACTAGCTTTAAGTCCATTAAAAATGGTAATGATAAAGAAATCAGAGCTGAACTTTCTCCTCCTGTGGAAGGACAGTCTGATGTTTTACTTTCTACCACcagcaaagaaataatttcatctaAAACTTTAGATACTTCCATTGATGGCATAGAAAGTCCAGAAGATTTAAATACTATAGTGAAGCAGAGACAGAATGTTGGAACGCCTGAAAGTTTCTCTCCAGGAGATTTTAGAACTGATATGAACATTGTTCATCAAAACAAGCAGTTAGAGAGCTGCAATGGTGAAAAGCCTCCTTGTCTGGAGATTCTGACAAATGGGTTTGCAGTACTGGAAACTGTAAATCCTCAGGGAACAGATGATCTGGACATTGTAGCTgattcaaaaggaagaaagcctCTTAGCACTCATAGTACTGAGTATAACTTAGACTGTGTACCTAGTCCTGCTGAGGAATTTGCAGATTTTGCCACATTTTCCAAAAAGGAAAGGATACAACTAGAAGAAATAGGATGTGAAATTTTGAATGATAAAGAAGCATTAACCAttcaggaaaacaataaaattaatagagTCAGTGAACTTAATTCTGTAAAAGCAATGTCTTTGGGTAGAAGTTTTGACGAAAAAGGAGACATTGATGGAGAGGATCAGGTTTGTGTCtcagaaataaacagaatgagTACCAGAGGTTTCAGTACTGAAAAGCAACGCCTTCCAACATTGCAAcaggatgaatttttaaaatcaagtgttCAGTCAAAGCCTTGGAGTTTGGCAGACTCAGCTGATAATTTAGAAGCCAGCATAAGAGAAGACGAGTATAAAACTGAGGAAAAACTTGATTTATTTACTTCAAAGTGTGCTGACCTGTGTATGGATTCTATTAAAACTTCTGATGCCGATGATGAAGTTGGTTCTtccaaagaagaaagtaaaaagttTACTTATTCCCAAAGCCCCAGTATTGATCCCACAGAAGAAAGTGTTCTGGATGATTCTATAAGTGTAAAAAATGGTGACAGTAGTAATGATTTTGTGACTTGCAATGATACTAACGAGGATGAGTTTGGGGACTTTGGCACAGCCAGTGGCGCAACTCCACCTTTCGTTACTGGTACTCAAGATTCAATGAGCGATATCACTTTTGAAGAGTCCTCAGAGCACTTTCCACATTTTAGTGAACCAGGTGATGACTTTGGAGAATTTGGGGATACAAATGCTGTTTCTTGCCAAGATGAAATTATATTTACTGAATCCGACCTAAAACAGACTTCTGATAGTTTATCAGAGGAATGTAAATTGAGAGGAAAGTCTACTGGAACAGGCACTGATCCTATTTCAAAACTGGAAATTGGGCAAGAAGGTGAATTTGGAGATTTTGATTCTGTGCCAAATATTCAAGATGACTGCAGTGCTTTTCAAGACTCTGATGATTTTGCAGACTTCAGTTCAGCTGGGCCTAGCCAGGTTGTAGATTGGAATGCTTTTGAGGATGGACAAAAAGATAGTTGTTCTTGGGCTGCTTTTGGAGACCAGGCTACTGAATCGCACCATCGAAAGGAAGCTTGGCAGTCACATAGGACAGATGAAAAGATTGATACTCCAGGAACCCCCAAAATGCACAGTGTCCCTTCAGCAGCTTCCAAAGGAGCAGTTGCTGGTGGCCATTTACAGGAAACAGCCACTTCAGTTCAGGTATTTACTGATACTCTATTTTGTATGACATATTAATTGCTGTAGAGGCttttcagaaagtatttttaaattgggtggGTACCTATTGAAGGAGTCTCATAATGCTTGGTTTGTAGATTATATTTTTCACAACCCTTTGGTAAACTTTCAATAGACAATCCTATAGTAAGTAATGCTTGGTAAGGTTTTTCTTTATCTCAGTGAATTTAGTACTTACAGAAATCCATCAGCTTGCTTTTTGATTAACATAAATACCACTTAtgtaaaaaattcattcattagcTAATTATTCCAATGAATCCTTCAGTTTTTACCTTTACAGTCATTTAAGAAAGATTAAAGCGAGatgtagaagatttttttttaagtttcagaaatAATGTCTCTTAATTTTGCCCACCAAGAGACCTAGGAAATTAGAATCAAGTTTCCATTTTttgaagattgattgattgatttgagagaatgagagagagagagagagagagaattgacgTGCACcagctggggaggagcaggggaagagggagagagggaaagaatcctcaacagactccctgcagagcctgacCAAAGAGGGGCTCTGctgactcagctacccaggtgcccctaaagtacAGTTTTGAGTGCAGGACAGAACAAGCAGAATTTTAAACCTCAGCCTGTGCTGAAGGCTGTAGGGAATTGAAGGACAGAAAGAGAATTTGAGCAAAGCAGATTTGGATTTCATAATTTGACAATGACTAAAGACCTAGGATGAGAGTTTGAGAAGGATCAAGGGTTAGACCTAGAACAAGAAACAGTCATAGGTTGACTTACTGTGgctgtatttatttgcttatagTTTCTTACAAACGTACATTTTTGTTCACACTTTTTGGGGAGTAGGTATGTCAGGGAGAATATTTTTATCCTCCAGCACCTGTACTTTATCCTTTTCTGTTCCAGACTCTTTCAGAGACGATTCATCAAGATTTATTCTGACCTAAAGTAGCCCCTAGAGATATATTTTGATATCCAGGCTGTTCCACAGTCATGAATTGTACCCTGTGCTAAACCTAACGTTTCCTCAACCCCAGAGGTGTTAAAAAGAGCACTCCCTAGAACATTACTGCTTTGCATTGACAGTTGATAGAAGGAACACTTGTCTCAccagctttttttaaagatcctgaGGACAAAATCAGAGTCTGCAAATTCTTCCATTTATCTTTTGCTAAGCAAACCATTTTCAGTTGGAAGTATTTCCAAAGTCTGGATGTTAATTGAAATGGTTATACATCGTTGCTTTGATACATGAAGATATTATTATGATATTATCAG
The Canis lupus dingo isolate Sandy chromosome 10, ASM325472v2, whole genome shotgun sequence genome window above contains:
- the AFTPH gene encoding aftiphilin isoform X1; protein product: MEPDIIRMYSSSPPPLDNGAEDDDDDEFGEFGGFSEVSPSGVGFVDFDTPDYTRPKEEFVPSNHFMPIHDFSENVDSLTSFKSIKNGNDKEIRAELSPPVEGQSDVLLSTTSKEIISSKTLDTSIDGIESPEDLNTIVKQRQNVGTPESFSPGDFRTDMNIVHQNKQLESCNGEKPPCLEILTNGFAVLETVNPQGTDDLDIVADSKGRKPLSTHSTEYNLDCVPSPAEEFADFATFSKKERIQLEEIGCEILNDKEALTIQENNKINRVSELNSVKAMSLGRSFDEKGDIDGEDQVCVSEINRMSTRGFSTEKQRLPTLQQDEFLKSSVQSKPWSLADSADNLEASIREDEYKTEEKLDLFTSKCADLCMDSIKTSDADDEVGSSKEESKKFTYSQSPSIDPTEESVLDDSISVKNGDSSNDFVTCNDTNEDEFGDFGTASGATPPFVTGTQDSMSDITFEESSEHFPHFSEPGDDFGEFGDTNAVSCQDEIIFTESDLKQTSDSLSEECKLRGKSTGTGTDPISKLEIGQEGEFGDFDSVPNIQDDCSAFQDSDDFADFSSAGPSQVVDWNAFEDGQKDSCSWAAFGDQATESHHRKEAWQSHRTDEKIDTPGTPKMHSVPSAASKGAVAGGHLQETATSVQTALLNRLERIFEACFPSILIPDTEEEVTSLKHLLETSTFPLKTREALAESGELLDVWTELQDIHDAHGLRYQWGGSHSNKKLLCSLGIDTRNILFTGNKKQPVIVPMYAAGLGMLEPTKEPLKPLSAAEKIASIGQTNTMSPEMNTCTSDQFQESLPPVQFDWSSSGLTNPLDASGGSTLLNLDFFGPVDDSSSSSSTTIPGVDPELYELTTSKLEISTSSLKVTDAFARLMSTVEKTSTSTRKPKREEHLSEEAIKVIASLPDLTFMHAKVLMFPATLTPSTRSQEKADG
- the AFTPH gene encoding aftiphilin isoform X2, which produces MEPDIIRMYSSSPPPLDNGAEDDDDDEFGEFGGFSEVSPSGVGFVDFDTPDYTRPKEEFVPSNHFMPIHDFSENVDSLTSFKSIKNGNDKEIRAELSPPVEGQSDVLLSTTSKEIISSKTLDTSIDGIESPEDLNTIVKQRQNVGTPESFSPGDFRTDMNIVHQNKQLESCNGEKPPCLEILTNGFAVLETVNPQGTDDLDIVADSKGRKPLSTHSTEYNLDCVPSPAEEFADFATFSKKERIQLEEIGCEILNDKEALTIQENNKINRVSELNSVKAMSLGRSFDEKGDIDGEDQVCVSEINRMSTRGFSTEKQRLPTLQQDEFLKSSVQSKPWSLADSADNLEASIREDEYKTEEKLDLFTSKCADLCMDSIKTSDADDEVGSSKEESKKFTYSQSPSIDPTEESVLDDSISVKNGDSSNDFVTCNDTNEDEFGDFGTASGATPPFVTGTQDSMSDITFEESSEHFPHFSEPGDDFGEFGDTNAVSCQDEIIFTESDLKQTSDSLSEECKLRGKSTGTGTDPISKLEIGQEGEFGDFDSVPNIQDDCSAFQDSDDFADFSSAGPSQVVDWNAFEDGQKDSCSWAAFGDQATESHHRKEAWQSHRTDEKIDTPGTPKMHSVPSAASKGAVAGGHLQETATSVQTALLNRLERIFEACFPSILIPDTEEEVTSLKHLLETSTFPLKTREALAESGELLDVWTELQDIHDAHGLRYQWGGSHSNKKLLCSLGIDTRNILFTGNKKQPVIVPMYAAGLGMLEPTKEPLKPLSAAEKIASIGQTNTMSPEMNTCTSDQFQESLPPVQFDWSSSGLTNPLDGVDPELYELTTSKLEISTSSLKVTDAFARLMSTVEKTSTSTRKPKREEHLSEEAIKVIASLPDLTFMHAKVLMFPATLTPSTRSQEKADG